One Actinoplanes missouriensis 431 DNA segment encodes these proteins:
- a CDS encoding TetR family transcriptional regulator produces MSTPTVSTGPLRRVPVQGRSVARVQRMLDACAELVDEVGYEGLTTTLLAERAEVAIGSVYQFFPDKRAIVQALALRNMDAYLQSLSDRFASETFTHWWDAVDAAIDGYIHMHRSVPGFRTLHFGDVVDLHLLDSDRDNNAVIAERLAELLVEQFQLIDRARLRFALQISVEAADALIKLAFRRDPAGDESVLVEAKALIREYLHRHVDA; encoded by the coding sequence GTGTCGACACCAACCGTCAGCACCGGTCCGCTGCGGCGGGTTCCGGTGCAGGGCAGAAGCGTTGCCCGGGTACAGCGCATGCTCGACGCGTGCGCCGAGCTGGTGGACGAGGTCGGTTATGAAGGGCTGACCACCACTTTGCTGGCCGAGCGCGCCGAAGTCGCCATCGGCTCGGTCTACCAGTTCTTCCCGGACAAGAGGGCCATCGTCCAAGCTCTGGCACTGCGCAACATGGATGCGTACCTGCAGAGTCTCTCCGATCGGTTCGCCAGCGAGACGTTCACCCATTGGTGGGACGCCGTGGATGCCGCCATCGACGGCTACATCCACATGCACCGCAGCGTTCCCGGTTTCCGGACGCTGCACTTCGGTGACGTGGTGGACCTGCACCTGCTGGACTCCGACCGGGACAACAACGCGGTCATCGCCGAGCGGCTGGCCGAGCTCCTGGTCGAGCAGTTCCAGCTGATCGACCGGGCTCGGCTGCGGTTCGCGCTGCAGATCTCGGTCGAGGCGGCGGACGCGCTGATCAAGCTGGCGTTCCGGCGTGACCCGGCCGGTGACGAGTCGGTGCTCGTCGAGGCCAAGGCGTTGATAAGGGAATACCTGCACCGCCACGTCGACGCCTGA